The genomic stretch AGGTTCTGTAGGACGTCTGCCATCTTCGATTTGGCTTACAATTGACTGAGCTACTGATTGTGCAGGGAACTGGGTAGAGCTTACTGGTATCTGCTGTGGCATACTCTGTGCTACCGACATACCTATACTCGTTGATATCAACGGAGGCTGACTAACACTTTGAGCCAAATTCCCATTCTGCACTGCCGAAGCTTGCGCTATGCTCTGAGGCTGTCCCAAACCTAGAGAAGCAGAAGGTATGCCAGGAGGTACAGCTGTACTAGCTTGACTTGGTGCAGGAACAGTACTGGCAGAAGGTATAGGGCTAAcggcaggcagctgctggctgGTCATTCCTTGGACTACAGACTCCACTGCTTGGGCCTGTGGCTGTACAGGTAACAAAGTATTTTGTTGAGCAATGACCATTTGCTGAGGAAGGCCTGAAGCGCTAGCCTGTAATCCCTGCTGCATTATTCCTGCCTGCACAGGCTGCACTACTTGTGAAGATGGAGGAGCAGCTGCTGACGGCATAACTGGGGGTGGAATTTGGtttgcagcagaaggtggttgCACCACAGTGGCTACACTTCCTTGCTGCCCAACACCGAGCATTTGACCACCAGTACCTACGCCAGGTATCGATGCCGGAGCGTGTGCAACAGGCTGAGCCGGGGCAGCAGCGGGATGTGCTTGTACTGAAGGCTGCATGCTCGGCGCCTGGGCAAGGGGAACCGGTGCGCCTGCTCCCACTCCTGCAGAACCAGGCTGCATGGCAGGTGCTGGAGTCTGAAGGATCTGCTGATGTTGAATGTAGTCTGGCATAGCCCCTGTAACAGAGTTTTGGTTCACTGGTTTCACGTGACCTACGGTCATCTGTGTCGGAACtgtttgttgctgctgctgttgtccatACTGCAACTGCTGCTGTTGTACAACTGGCAACGTCTGTACAGGCTGTGCTGCCTGAGAATACGGGAGCTGCTGTTGAGCCATACTTTGAATGGCAGGTTGTTGGTGGCCCAGAGATGGGGATACACCTAGTATATTAACTGGGGCTGGCTGAACCCCAGTAACAGTGGTTAGACTGGCCTGTGCAGGAGGTTGGACCCCTTGCTTCTGCTGTGGATAGCTGACTTCTTGAGAATGCAGCTGTACTTGTGCGAGCTGTGATTGAGAAACACTCTGTGGTATACTAGATGCTGGAATTGCCGGAGGAGCAGCACTGCTAAAATCCATCTGCTGTGGACCCACACCTTGAAACGCTTGCTGCTGTACCACAGTAGGTGCTCCCATTTCTCCGCTTCCCACACTTTCTGTATAGTGACTCAGTGTGCTTACATTGCTGCTAACAGAACTCCCACTGGTGCTCTCCCTTTCAGAAGTCACTTCAAGCGGGTTTTGTTTTATCGTCTCTACAGCTTTGTTTACTGCTACTCCTTCTGTAACTGCAACAGTGTTTTCTTTATCATAGAATTCAGTGCATGTCCATCTACCTTTTTTGAAAGGTTCAGAACTAGAATCTAATTTTACAACTCTAAACCTTGAtgtgccagctgcaggctgctgctggcttGATCCCACCGCCATTCCTGCAGCTGGATTAGTAACATTGTTAATGACATTAGAGGAAGCACTCGTACCATTGCCAACACCACTCAGGATATTCACATTAACATTGCTGCTAGTTCCAGACAAAGCATTTACATTACCAGTACTTGGGATGTTACTTAAATTTACAGTACCAAGCATGCTGCTTGCCACACTAGAACTACCACCACTTATATTACTTAAGGTACTAGTTCCGGCAGCAGGACTTGCACCTAAACTGCCAGGAGTACTTGTAGTGCGGATATTAGACAGGACAGATGCAGGGGAACCAGTGGATGATGCAGCAGAAACTGGTGCAGTTGATATAACATTGTCAGAGCTTCCAGTTGTTGAGAGTTTTCTAAATGATGGACTGGGTGGTGGTCCTCCAGAAACTGGCGTAGTGCCCACCCCAGGATGCGATGGATGATGGTGTCCATGATGGTGGTGGTGAAGATGGTGGTGATGGTGAACGTGATGGGGGTGAACATTTCCATTGATCACAACACTCTGCTGTGGATGGTGTGGCAGAGAAGGGTGCTGCTGTGGAAGATGAGGCTGGTTTGGAGAAACAGCCCCAGGAGTCTCTGCCTCTTGGAAGTTATTTAAAGTCTCTTCAGAGGAGCTCCGCTCCGGTTCTCCCAAGTCAGTGGCCCTGGATAAAGAAACATCCAGGATTTCTGAAGAAGACAGGTCTTCAGTGTGGGACTCATCCAGGTCATCATAGCTTTCCGTATCCTCAGCTATGCTGTTATTAGAGCTCATACTGGCCGATATTTGAGCAGGGGTCACACTGGTAATTTGGAAgccacttttctttttcatttgagctCCAGTCTGTGCCAGAGGCTGTGGCTGGAGCTGAGACTGCGAGAGGAGGTTCAGGCTTTGTGGAGGAGGGGGTGTCGGCTGTGGACCTGCCGATGAAGATACTGCAGGAGACGGAGGCATCGGCTGGACCAGCAGAGGCGGCTGATAATCCTCGGCGGCGAGGGCACCGCTCCCGACACCGGTACCTGGCGCGTTGGGAGCAGTAAcacagctgctgccgctgctactgctgctgcccCTTCTAGGGAACATTGCCGGGTGCGCCATCTTCCTAGCACTAATGTCTGCAGCTGAGTCAGGCTGGTGCATTGTATCGGGTGTGTTTAAAGAGTGCAATCCCCCGGcatggagagagacagacacacacacacgcacacagttAGCTTGGCGTTCACGGCAGGGCAGCGAGacaccacacacacaaacccacccccccacccccagcacacACGGGCTGAGACGGCTCGGCACCGCCGCTAACCACCCCCctcgccgcctcctcctcctcctccccgccgagACAGGGAGGGGGCGAGCATCGGTCCTCCGCCGCCTCTCTGAATGTGACACTTTCAATCCTTCGCCATTcactttctccctccccccccccaacacacacaccccccttTCTGATCTCggccgcccccctccctcccgcccggccccgctcccctcccgggggcggccgcggcagcaGGAAATGTCCGCGcaccccgcggccgagccccctcctcccccgcccgccgcccccgcagcaCAAGGAGGGCGCAGATACGTACAGCACCGGCACACGGcagggcggcagcggcaggctgAGCCGGGCAGGGACATCCCCGTCAGTGGCAGCCATGGAGCTGAATCATTTTGGGGACTCGCGAGACGGagtgaggagggaagaaaagccGCGGCAGCCCAGCGAGAGAGTccatgaaagggaaggagggaggaagggggacgCCAGGCAGGCAGGCGCGCTCTCCTCCCTCTGTGTCTGGCTGTCTCTAGAGGAGGCTCCGCTCCACACGCTCTTccttccccccgccgccgccgcctcctcccccttTATAACAAGCGGCACCAGCTCTTCCTCCGCAGCCCCACGCCTGGGTTTAGTCCTCCGCCCGCATGTGTGTCtgcccctttcttccttccctccggGCTTCTCCCCGGCGTCCCTGCCGCGGCGGGTCTCTCtctccccgcccgcccggccccgtcTCCTCGCGCGGCGCGGGAGGAGGGCGctgcgcgcggccgcggggggaggggaaagCTCGCCAAAGGGGAGGGCAGGCGAGAGACAACGTAAGATGGCGGCGGCCGCGCATGCGCGCCTCGCTGGCAGACATAAAGCCCGTCTGGCCCAGGCCGACGGAAATAGGCTCGGCTCGCGCGGCGGAAATTGCCGAGCGGCGCCGAGCCCGGCGGAGGGGGAAGGGGGCGCCGGCGGTTCCCGCAGCgtggggagggggcgcggcgggcgccgccggccccggcgcctctCCCCGCGCGGGGCTGCAGCATGACTCTGCCTCACATgacccgccgccgcctcctccctccccctctcctcagctccGCTGCAGATTTATTCAAGTTATTCAtcacctccttcctcctcctcctccctccctcggTCCAGAATATTCCCGCctcccccttcttctccttcccccgtGAAGGGGGGAAGCCCGAGGCGCCCGCCCGGGGGCTGCGCTTCCTTTTGTGCCTCTCCCGGTGCCCCGAAATGGCCGCCCGCCCCCCTCGAGGCCCGGCAGCAGGGCCCCCTTCGAGGCcctgtggtggggctggggcacCACCGCTGCCGAGAGCCTCCGGCGCCACGTGTGACCACGGTACCGTGGGCGAAAAGGCCCTCCGAGCACAGCAGCCATGGCGAAGCCCCTCATCTGGGGTTCGCGGGCAGCGTGGACGTTGAGGTGCTTCAAGCTtgagcaaaagcaaaaatgtCAAAGCACTGTTTCAAAAGTGCTGCTGTTAAAAGCTGTTCTTAAATTGCTAAATGAAACGAGGTGAAATCCATCAGTCTTCCCTCGCCGTTCCTGTGCCAATTCTCATGAGGGAAGAAAGACTTTGTGGTCCCCCTCGGAGTCGTGTGACGAAGCTCCGTGCGTCCCTGGGCTGCTTCCCTGCCATGTCGGTGCTGCAACTCTTCCCTGTCCAAATTTTAGATTCTCCTGATCCCTTGTTGGCTACCATCTTACCTCTGAAGGCACTAGGTGTTCccatgtttgccaggagattttCTGAAGTGTCTACGTGTCTGTTATTTAGCTTCCACAGAGATGCCCAAGGCTGATGAGTGCTGAGAGGTAGGTATCTCGTTGCCACATAAGCCCGACTGAAATTCATGCTGTCGGCATTGCTTCACCTCTCTTGCCTGCAAGACCCTGCCTAGGAGCATTTTCAGAGCTCACTAAATGGTGTGTCCCACTCTcctacaaagagagaaaaaggtcCACACACTCTCCCCATTTTCTCGATAATCTGGTGGGTAGGATGTTCACCTGTATCAGGAGGACAGAGGTTCACATTTCCCATCTTCAAGCAGCACATCTTGATCTCCAGCTATAGACTTTCATGAGCTGGTGGAGATGTCTCAATCACTCCTTTGAAATTGTTCCAGTTTGCATTGAATAATTAAGTGTTCACGGGCCTTGAGAGATGCTGGCTCAGCCTAATTCTGTAACCTGGTTATGAAACCTGCTGGCCAGGACAGTCAACAGGACAAGGGGAGAAGGACTCGAGTTTGGTGTTTACTGCAGTGAATATTTAAGTATGTCATGAGGAGTGGTAGAGCTCCAAGGGGAGACGTTGTGAGAATCCAACCTATTATATCGTATAGCTGAGTCATTAGAGAGTTCTTATGGGAGATGTAAATTccagctcctccaggcagaagGGAGATTTGAGGCTCTCATATTCAGTGTGTGGGGTTTAATTATTGAGATTCTGGAAAAGCTGTTTTACTGGCTCCATTTTGTGAAAAGGGAGAAGATTCAAGGTCACATGGAGCTGGGGCTTTTGCTGCCTGATCCTGAAACAGAAGATCTGAATTTCACCCCTTCATCTTGCCTTTTCCTGTTAACTAGCTCATCTAGCTCCATTTAGTGTGAGGCCAGGGGTGGCTTTGATAATCCCACCTTTTGCAGCCTAATTTATATCTGTAATGCAGACATTCAGCTTGGGCCTCTAGGTAGATTTGTAACCCTTGGTCCTTTCACGACTCTAGCCCAGTGTCCATATGCAGGCAGTGCATAACACTAGGAAACAATTAACACATAGTTAATCAGGATTCTGCCTTTTATTagaacgctttttttttttttttttttttgagactgatAATCGATTGGATCATCTAACATAGCTTCCTGGTATGCCCGGGCCAGTGCAAGACAACACAGCTTGAATGCCCTACGCGCTGAACCTGTCAGGAGCTCCGTACAGGATGGCGTCTTCATGCAAGTCCCACAGATTTCAGCAAAGCATCGCATCATGTTTTGTCTACGTGAAGCATGTTGCAACACTGAGGCCTTATATGTGTGTTTAATGAGATACTCATATGCTGAAAGTTAAACGTGTGTAAACATTTTTGGGATGAGAGCCCAAGGTTGCAAGCCAGCTTCCATTATAAATTCCTATCCTGACTGCTTATAACTTTCCCAGTTTCCTTGAGGAATTAAGTCTTCTATGATTAGTCCCAGCTCAGAGATGatttttctgaatgtttgaaCAAAGTCCAACTACTTTTAAAACACATTGTCTATGACTATGggtaaatcttttcttttaaccTTAAAAATCTGTGCTTAAGTGGTTCAAACATGATTGAACTGTACGTTTGTATGCAACTACTTTCCAAAGAGTAATAGACATTAATAAGcttgaaaaagaattaaaacagtaGTGTTATAACTGgttaaacatttacttttccaCATGCTCACTAAATAacttatattcatttttaaatctggGTAGTTACCTGTTATTCTGTTGGGCTAATAAACTTATTAGAACAGCACGTGAAGCAGATCTTTAAATTGGCTCCACATAGTTCTGTTCTGACATAACAGAAACTGCAGTTAACAATCCAAATGTCACGTCTAGCCTAGACAAAGCACATCTGAAGTAGCCTGgttgaaatatttttacatgtttctTATAAATGTTAATGTCATA from Dromaius novaehollandiae isolate bDroNov1 chromosome 1, bDroNov1.hap1, whole genome shotgun sequence encodes the following:
- the TSC22D1 gene encoding TSC22 domain family protein 1 isoform X3; translated protein: MAHPAMFPRRGSSSSSGSSCVTAPNAPGTGVGSGALAAEDYQPPLLVQPMPPSPAVSSSAGPQPTPPPPQSLNLLSQSQLQPQPLAQTGAQMKKKSGFQITSVTPAQISASMSSNNSIAEDTESYDDLDESHTEDLSSSEILDVSLSRATDLGEPERSSSEETLNNFQEAETPGAVSPNQPHLPQQHPSLPHHPQQSVVINGNVHPHHVHHHHHLHHHHHGHHHPSHPGVGTTPVSGGPPPSPSFRKLSTTGSSDNVISTAPVSAASSTGSPASVLSNIRTTSTPGSLGASPAAGTSTLSNISGGSSSVASSMLGTVNLSNIPSTGNVNALSGTSSNVNVNILSGVGNGTSASSNVINNVTNPAAGMAVGSSQQQPAAGTSRFRVVKLDSSSEPFKKGRWTCTEFYDKENTVAVTEGVAVNKAVETIKQNPLEVTSERESTSGSSVSSNVSTLSHYTESVGSGEMGAPTVVQQQAFQGVGPQQMDFSSAAPPAIPASSIPQSVSQSQLAQVQLHSQEVSYPQQKQGVQPPAQASLTTVTGVQPAPVNILGVSPSLGHQQPAIQSMAQQQLPYSQAAQPVQTLPVVQQQQLQYGQQQQQQTVPTQMTVGHVKPVNQNSVTGAMPDYIQHQQILQTPAPAMQPGSAGVGAGAPVPLAQAPSMQPSVQAHPAAAPAQPVAHAPASIPGVGTGGQMLGVGQQGSVATVVQPPSAANQIPPPVMPSAAAPPSSQVVQPVQAGIMQQGLQASASGLPQQMVIAQQNTLLPVQPQAQAVESVVQGMTSQQLPAVSPIPSASTVPAPSQASTAVPPGIPSASLGLGQPQSIAQASAVQNGNLAQSVSQPPLISTSIGMSVAQSMPQQIPVSSTQFPAQSVAQSIVSQIEDGRRPTEPSLAGLPQAAGGDSSVGASAVSDGSGSSMPSSASLFPLKVLPLTSHLVDGEDERQQPASFWTAVNLCRHWNFFQRKLQPCMHR
- the TSC22D1 gene encoding TSC22 domain family protein 1 isoform X1; this encodes MHQPDSAADISARKMAHPAMFPRRGSSSSSGSSCVTAPNAPGTGVGSGALAAEDYQPPLLVQPMPPSPAVSSSAGPQPTPPPPQSLNLLSQSQLQPQPLAQTGAQMKKKSGFQITSVTPAQISASMSSNNSIAEDTESYDDLDESHTEDLSSSEILDVSLSRATDLGEPERSSSEETLNNFQEAETPGAVSPNQPHLPQQHPSLPHHPQQSVVINGNVHPHHVHHHHHLHHHHHGHHHPSHPGVGTTPVSGGPPPSPSFRKLSTTGSSDNVISTAPVSAASSTGSPASVLSNIRTTSTPGSLGASPAAGTSTLSNISGGSSSVASSMLGTVNLSNIPSTGNVNALSGTSSNVNVNILSGVGNGTSASSNVINNVTNPAAGMAVGSSQQQPAAGTSRFRVVKLDSSSEPFKKGRWTCTEFYDKENTVAVTEGVAVNKAVETIKQNPLEVTSERESTSGSSVSSNVSTLSHYTESVGSGEMGAPTVVQQQAFQGVGPQQMDFSSAAPPAIPASSIPQSVSQSQLAQVQLHSQEVSYPQQKQGVQPPAQASLTTVTGVQPAPVNILGVSPSLGHQQPAIQSMAQQQLPYSQAAQPVQTLPVVQQQQLQYGQQQQQQTVPTQMTVGHVKPVNQNSVTGAMPDYIQHQQILQTPAPAMQPGSAGVGAGAPVPLAQAPSMQPSVQAHPAAAPAQPVAHAPASIPGVGTGGQMLGVGQQGSVATVVQPPSAANQIPPPVMPSAAAPPSSQVVQPVQAGIMQQGLQASASGLPQQMVIAQQNTLLPVQPQAQAVESVVQGMTSQQLPAVSPIPSASTVPAPSQASTAVPPGIPSASLGLGQPQSIAQASAVQNGNLAQSVSQPPLISTSIGMSVAQSMPQQIPVSSTQFPAQSVAQSIVSQIEDGRRPTEPSLAGLPQAAGGDSSVGASAVSDGSGSSMPSSASLFPLKVLPLTSHLVDGEDESSSGASVVAIDNKIEQAMDLVKSHLMYAVREEVEVLKEQIKELIEKNSQLEQENTLLKTLASPEQLAQFQAQLQTGSPPSSSQSQGTAQQPAQPASQGSGPSV
- the TSC22D1 gene encoding TSC22 domain family protein 1 isoform X2, with product MAHPAMFPRRGSSSSSGSSCVTAPNAPGTGVGSGALAAEDYQPPLLVQPMPPSPAVSSSAGPQPTPPPPQSLNLLSQSQLQPQPLAQTGAQMKKKSGFQITSVTPAQISASMSSNNSIAEDTESYDDLDESHTEDLSSSEILDVSLSRATDLGEPERSSSEETLNNFQEAETPGAVSPNQPHLPQQHPSLPHHPQQSVVINGNVHPHHVHHHHHLHHHHHGHHHPSHPGVGTTPVSGGPPPSPSFRKLSTTGSSDNVISTAPVSAASSTGSPASVLSNIRTTSTPGSLGASPAAGTSTLSNISGGSSSVASSMLGTVNLSNIPSTGNVNALSGTSSNVNVNILSGVGNGTSASSNVINNVTNPAAGMAVGSSQQQPAAGTSRFRVVKLDSSSEPFKKGRWTCTEFYDKENTVAVTEGVAVNKAVETIKQNPLEVTSERESTSGSSVSSNVSTLSHYTESVGSGEMGAPTVVQQQAFQGVGPQQMDFSSAAPPAIPASSIPQSVSQSQLAQVQLHSQEVSYPQQKQGVQPPAQASLTTVTGVQPAPVNILGVSPSLGHQQPAIQSMAQQQLPYSQAAQPVQTLPVVQQQQLQYGQQQQQQTVPTQMTVGHVKPVNQNSVTGAMPDYIQHQQILQTPAPAMQPGSAGVGAGAPVPLAQAPSMQPSVQAHPAAAPAQPVAHAPASIPGVGTGGQMLGVGQQGSVATVVQPPSAANQIPPPVMPSAAAPPSSQVVQPVQAGIMQQGLQASASGLPQQMVIAQQNTLLPVQPQAQAVESVVQGMTSQQLPAVSPIPSASTVPAPSQASTAVPPGIPSASLGLGQPQSIAQASAVQNGNLAQSVSQPPLISTSIGMSVAQSMPQQIPVSSTQFPAQSVAQSIVSQIEDGRRPTEPSLAGLPQAAGGDSSVGASAVSDGSGSSMPSSASLFPLKVLPLTSHLVDGEDESSSGASVVAIDNKIEQAMDLVKSHLMYAVREEVEVLKEQIKELIEKNSQLEQENTLLKTLASPEQLAQFQAQLQTGSPPSSSQSQGTAQQPAQPASQGSGPSV